The segment GTTTCTGGTCGTGGACGTGTGTGGTGCTGGGTGCGCTCTTCAATCTGTGGCTGGTGGAGAACTGGTATGACGCAGCATTCTGGCTTGTCTGATCAGCGCGCTGAGGCGCTCTATGCTGCGCCGCGTGTAACTCACCGGCATCGCCCCTGGCTGCTGTTGGCAACAGCTCTCGTACTGGCATTTGAGCTGTCGATGTTGTGGTTGGCACGTGATCCGCAGGTGGATGACCATTATCGGCGCTATTTCATTGATCACGCTACGACCTGTTATCGCCCCATGGGCGAGGTGCCGGTGCTTGAGATAGGCAAGACCTATCCGGTCCGCAAGGGTGAGGTGCTGGGTAACTGTGCTGTGCTGTGGGCCGGGTTCTACTCACCCAAGGAGGATCGCGCGGTCAGCGCTCGACTGTCGGACGTGACACTACGGCTGAAGGTTGAGCCGGGTCTTGCTCAGTCTGTGGTGGTCGGGATGGACCTTTCGCGCTTCCCGGATGTTGCCAAGGCATTGCTTGTCGAGGTCGTCGTCAAGGACATCCTGCTGGCGCGTTGGCCGGTCGGGGGAAGTGGCGAGCGCTTCGAGGTCGAGATACCCGAGCGGCTGTTCGCGAGTGATGGCAGTGTCAGTATTACGCTCAAAGGGCCGCCGCCCATCGCACCAAGAGATGTCGGGATCAGCGGCAACAAGTTCCCGATTGGCCTGCGACTGGATGCTATCGCGCTGCGCACTCGTCTTTCCAGTCCTGCTGCGACGTCGAGAGAGGCCACATCGACACCGGCCAGCGAATAGGTATCACTGGCTTGTGGGCAGGTCTGTTCATTCAACACCTGCTCATTCAATACCGGTTTGTGCAAGAGATGGTCAGACTCGCTGCGGTCGGGTAGATTGTGCGCGTCAATCGCGTCTGCTTTCGCAAGTTAGCGCCTGTTCAGTCAATGCAGTCCTGGGTGACAAGGGCTGCATGGTCATTAAAAAAAGCGTCCGGCAGGCAGATGCTGCCTGATGAAGGACGCTCAAGGAGTCGTTGTGGAACTTTTGAATGCCATTCCCATGGAAACCAATCAGTTGTTCGAATTGGCATTGCTGTGGGGCGGAACCTTGTTGTCAGCACTGGCAGTGCTGGTGTTTGGTATGTGGGTGGCCAAGCGCCTGACCCAGTGGGTGACATCGCTGCTGCAGCGTAAAAGCATGGATGAGGCGGCGGCGGGTTTTGTCGGTCAAATCGCCTACGCCATCCTCGTGGTGATGGTGCTGTTGACCGCACTGGATCAGCTCGGGGTGGATACCACCTCCATGATTGCGGCGCTGGGTGCCGCGGGTCTGGCCATTGGCCTGGCGTTGCAAAGTTCGCTGTCCAATCTGGCCTCCGGTTTCTTGCTGGTCACGCTGCGTCCGTTCAAGAAGGGCGACTATGTCGAAGCGGCCGGTACCTCCGGCAGTGTCGATCAGATCACCATGTTGCAGACACGGCTGGTGACGCCGGACAACCGCAAGGTGACCGTGCCGAACTCCAGCGTGATGTCCAACACCATCACCAACTTCTCCGCCTTGCCGACGCGTCGTCTGGATCTGGTCGTGGGGGTCAGCTATGACGACGATATTCGCAAGGTCAAGGCTGTGCTCGAAGAACTGGTGGCCGGCGATGAGCGCATCATGAAAGAGCCGTCACACCTGATCGCCGTGGCAGAATTGGCCGATAGTTCGGTCAATTTCAATTTCCGCATGTGGTGCCAGGCATCTGACTACTGGAAGCTGAAGTGGGACATGAACGAGCGCATCAAGCTGACCTTCGATGAGCGCGGTATCAGCATTCCCTATCCGCAACGTGATGTGCATATTCATCACGCGAGCGCTGCTGGCGAGTAATGTTATTTGTCGTGTTGTCATCATCGTTTCAGCAGTTCTGGGACGAATGATTGAAAAACGCCACCTTTGGGTGGCGTTTTTTTGTGCCTCAATTGGTTACTCTCAAGCAAGGTTCGGTTCATGACCCTCTGATCGGGAGTGTTGTCTCTTGCGCGTGATAGCAGAATTCACTCAAAGCGAACGGCGTCAGGCACGTCGCCTATTGTTGGCCAGCCTTGTGGTGCTGGGGGTTGGGTTGTGGCCGTTATTTAGCAGTCATGTACTGTATCTGGATGATATGGGGCGTGTGCTGGATGGTTATTTCGGTTGGAACATCAATGCGCGGCCCGCGGCGGAAGGCGTCATGCGCTTGCTTGGCTTTGGCGATGCGCTGGTCAATATTGCACCGTTGCCACAACTGGTGGCCTGGGCCATCGCGGCCGGCATGTCGCTGGCATGGTGGCGTTGGGTGCCGGGGTTGAGGCCGATGGTCTACGTTCTCGGCAACGCGCTGATCTGGCTGACGCCCTTCACGCTGCAGAATTTCACTTACGTGTTCGATAGCCTGCCGATGACGGTTGCGCTCGCCAGTGGCGTGCTGGCAAGCCTGCTGCTGCGACAGCCATTGTCGTCATACCCGCCTTCATCACTCCCGTCTTTATCTTTCAAGCACCGCTGGCGGCGACTGATGGCCGCGACGGCGTTGCTGCTAGTGGCGTTATGTAGCTATCAACCGGCGCTGAATGCCTTCCTGGTACTCAGCTTGTTGGAAGCATTGTTCAGCACCACAGTCCGTCGCAGCTGGCAGCTTCTGTTTCAGCGAGCGGGAGTGGTGCTCGTGTCGCTGGTGGTGTATCTGCCGCTCTCGAGAGTGCTGGTCGCCGGAGAATACAGTCAGCAGCATGGGCGCATGCTCGATCCTGGCGATGTGATGGCATTGCTGGGCGGCGTGCAGAGCAATCTTCAGGCCGCCGCCACGGCATGGCGGGGAGGATTGGATCACGCAAGCCTGGTGTTCAGTCTAGTGTTGTTGATGGGACTCGCCATGACATTGGGAGCTGGCCTGTGGAGTCGAAGAGGAGAGGGTGTTGAGCGTTCAGCTACATGGCGGGAGCGAGGGCTGAAGGCTTCCTTTGAGAGGCTCAGCCGAGGCCTGTGGCTACTGCTGTTGGTGCCCGCGCTATGGGGCCCGATGCTGTTGCTGGCAGAGCCGGTATTTCACTCTCGCACCTTGGTGGCGTGGGGGCCGTTGCTAGGCGGCGCACTGATGCTGGGGCTGGCAGGGCAGGAGAGCCTGAGACGATCTCAACGCTATCTTGTTCGCATGCTGCTGACGCTGGCGGTGCTACTGTTGATACGTCAATGGTTGATCTTCGCCGCATGGAGCAATGCGCTTACCGCCCAGCAGCACTACGAAGCACAGCTGGCACAGCGAATCGTGATGGATGCCAGTACGCTAGGGCTTCCGCTGCGTTCAGTGCGTGATTCCGTCACCTTTCTGCCGCAGTCGCCATTGCCCGTGTTGGTGCTTGGCAAGGCCCCCATCGCGCCACTGGCGATAGGCGCTCAGCGACATGTGCCCGCAGTGAAACAGAATCTGATTGCAGCCTTTACACCGAATAATTATTGGGCGGTGGTGCGGTTACGCGCGGCGGGGGCCAGCGCCGTTACCTTGCTGCGTGATCCGAGTCTGAAAGCGCAGCTGGCGGAACGGAAGACCTGCCCGGCAATAGTGAGTGCGTCCGTTGTACCGCTGGCACCCTATCAGCTGTGGCAAGCAGACGGAGTATGGGTGATTGATTTCCGGGACAAGGCTCAGCAATGCCCGTCCGATAATTGATATTCACAAACGCAAAACACCGCCCCTCGGGGCGGTGTTTTGCGTCGTGCCGTATGGCAACTCAGCGGTGAAGGTGTCCACCGGCTAGATCAGCATCAGGCGTGATTATCGACCTTGTCGAACTCGGCGAGGATATCCTGGCTCGGTTCTTCAGTGGCGATGCTGACCACGTAGATCGCGATGTAGGCGAAGATGACGCCCGGCACGATCTCGTAGAGATCGAAGATGCCACCGGTCAGCTGCTTCCAGACCACCACGGTCACACCACCGACAATGATGCCGGCCAGTGCGCCGAAGCGGTTCATGCGACGCCAGTACAGCGACAGGATAAGCGCCGGACCGAAGGCGGCACCGAAGCCGGCCCATGCGTAGGAGACCAGCCCCAGCACGCTTGAGTTCGGATCAAGTGCCAGTATCCACGCGATGATGGCGATACCGACGACTGCGAAGCGACCGACCCAGACCAGCTCAGTCTGACTTGCGTTCTTCTTGAACAGCGCCTTGTAGAAGTCATCCGCCAGTGCAGAGGAGGAGACCAGCAACTGGGAATCAGCGGTGGACATCACCGCGGCCAGGATGGCGGCCAGCAACACGCCGGCAACGGCCGGATGGAAGATGAAGTTCACCATGACCATGAAGATCTTCTCGCTATCGGCCAGATCTTTCGGCACGTAGACGAGACCCAGCAGACCGATGCAGATGGCCGCGAACAGACCGATGGCAGACCACACCACGGCGATGGTGCGTGCTGCCGGAATGTCCTTCTCGCTGCGGATGGCAGCAAAACGCGCCAGGATGTGCGGCTGGCCGAAGTAGCCCAGGCCCCACGCCAGCGAGGAGATGATGCCGACCAGTGTCAGGGCTTCACCGGTAGAGGCGTCACGGAACCACTCAAGTAGCAGCGGGTTCTCGGCAGTGATGCGTGACGTCGCTTCTGCCACGCCGCCCATGTCGGTGAGAGCAACCACCGGGACCACGACCAGCGCGACGGCCATCATCAGTCCCTGGATAAGGTCAGTCCACGATACCGCGAGGAAGCCACCAAAGAAGGTGTAGGACACGATGGCGATGGTGCCAAGCGTCACGGCGACGGTGTAGTCGAGCCCGAAGACCGTCTCGAAGAGCTTGCCGCCAGCCACCAGGCCAGAGCTGGTATAGAAGAGGAAGAACAACAGGATGAAGACGGCTGAAATGACGCGCAACATCTTGGAGTTATCGCGGAAACGCTTTTCGAAGTAATCCGGGAGCGTCAGGGAGTCGCTGGCGATGAAGCTGTAGATACGCATACGACGTGCCACGATCAGCCAGTTGAGCCAGGTGCCTGCCAACAGGCCGATGCCGATCCATGCAGCGGACAGTCCGCTCAGATAGGCAGCGCCCGGTAGGCCCAGCAACAGCCAGCCGGACATGTCAGAGGCGCCGGCAGAAATGGCAGAAGTCCAGGGACCGAGTGAGCGGCCACCCAAAATGTAGTCCGACATGTTGGCGGTGCGCTTGTAGGCCAGCAGGCCAATGCCAAGCATCACTGCCAGATAGACGGCAAATGTGATGAGTATCGTGGGGCTATTTTCGACCATCGTGGAGTAAATCCTTTGCGATTATTGTTGTCAGACACCGAACGTTTCATGATCCCTTGGGGACGGCGCCACTCGTGTACACATCAGCATTACAGGTATGTCAGTCATTGTCGTACCGCCTGCAGACTGACCGAATGTCAGGCTTAACGACTGGAGCCGACTGCATTCTGATTATGTTCAGACTAGCGCATAACAGGATCTTCTGACGTTCATGTGTCCCCGCATGTTGCGTGACGTAGCAAGCGGTCAGATGTGCCGCATGCCCACCGATCCTTTAATAGATGGGCATGTGGCACATATCACGAGCCAGTGAAGCGCCCGCAGGTATAGGGGCACTGATCTGCCCCCTATATTGCCTGGCGACTGTTACGCATCTGCGTCATGCAGTCCTCTGCCAGGCATAACCTGAACTGCCCGCCCAAGGGGCGGACAGTTCAGGTTCATTCTTCGCCCATGGCCAGAAGAGACGCGTTGCCACCGAGTGCCGTGGTATTGACGGTACGGGTTTTCTCGGTAGCGAAACGGTGCAGGTAGTGCGGGCCGCCGGCTTTCGGGCCGGTGCCAGAGAAGCCCTGACCGCCGAACGGCTGGACCCCGACTACTGCGCCGATGATATTCCTGTTGATGTAGACATTACCAACACGAATTTTCTGTGCAACCTTATAAGCAAAACTTTCGTTTCGGGAATGTACACCGAAGGTCAGTCCGTAGCCGAGGCCATTGATGGTGTCGATGACCTTGTCCACTTCTCCGCCTTTCCAGGTGGCGATGTGCAGGATAGGACCGAACTGCTCGCTTTCGAGGCTGTCGATGCCATCGATACGCAGCGCGACCGGTGCCACGAAGGTGCCGTGCTCGGTCTGACGTGGGTCCATGGTGGACTCGGCAATCACACGGCCTTGCTCACGGTAGGTCTCGATATGCTTGAGAAGACCGGCGCGGGCTTCTTCGTCAATGACTGGGCCCACATCGGTGCCCAGGTCGCGCGGATCACCGATGTTCAGCTCATCCATTGCGCCCTTGAGCAGCTCAATGACGCGCTCAGCGACATCTTCCTGCACATAGAGGACGCGCAGGGCTGAGCAGCGCTGACCAGCACTCTGGAAAGCAGACTGCACCACGTCGTTGACGACTTGTTCCGGCAGTGCCGTGGAATCGACGATCATGGCGTTCAGGCCGCCAGTCTCGGCAATCAGTGACGGCAGCGGGGCATTTTCACGTGCCGCCAGTGAGCGATTGATGATCTGAGCCGTCTGGGTGGAGCCAGTGAAGCAAACGCCAGTGATACGTGGGTCGCTGGACAGTACGCTACCGACGGTCGGGCCATCGCCCGGCAGCAGTTGGACGACATCACGTGGCATGCCGGCTTCACGCAGCAGTTCGACCACGCGGTGCGCGACCAGAGAGGTTTGCTCCGCCGGCTTGGCGACAACGGTATTGCCGGTGACGGCAGCGGCAACCATCTGGCCGCAGAAGATCGCGACCGGGAAGTTCCATGGGCTGATGCAGGCAAACACGCCCTTGCCGCCGAGGAGAATCTGGTTGTGCTCGCCTGTCGGGCCTTGCAGCTCGGTCGGCATGGCGAAGTCGGCAATGGCACGCTTGGCGTAGTAGCGGCAGAAGTCGACGGCTTCACGAATCTCGGCGATGCCATCGGTCAATAGCTTGCCACCCTCGCGGGAGCACAGCGTCATCAGTTCGGCGGTGTGGGTTTCCATCAGATCACCGAAGCGCTCGAGAATCGCGGCGCGTTCTTCGACCGGCGTCTGCTCCCAGCGCGGGTAGGCAGCCCAGGCAGCATCCACTGCACGTGAGGCTTCTTCTGCACTGGTCCACTGTACGTGGCCGATCGTGACACGGCGGTCGAACGGGCAGGTGACAGTCTGGCGGCGTGTCGGATCAGCAGCAACATCGAAAGCCAGCAGCGGACGCACGTCGTAGACGGTGTCCATATGGGTGCTCATTTCAGCGATCAGCGGCTGGAACTGGCTATTGATGTTCAGATTGATACCGCGTGAGTTGCGGCGACCTTCGCTATAGATGTGCGGCGGCAGCGGAATACGCGGGTTGTGATAGGTAGCGTACTGATTCAGGGTCGCGACCGGATGAGTACACAGGCTCTCGACCGGCACACGTGGGTCGACCAGCTGGTGGACGAACGATGAGTTGGCACCGTTTTCCAGCAGGCGACGCACGAGGTAGGGAAGCAGGTCCTTGTGGGCTCCGACCGGTGCATAGATGCGGCACCAGGTCGCTTTGGGCGCACGCTTCAGCGCGGCTTCATACAACGCTTCGCCCATGCCGTGCAGACGCTGGAATTCGAATTGACGTGTCTGTACGGCATTGGCGACATCCAGGATGGCGCTGATGGTATGGGCGTTGTGCGTCGCGAACTGCGGATAGATACGGCCACGCGTATTTTCGGACAGCAGGAAACGCACGCAGACCAGATAGCTGATATCAGTGGAGGCCTTGCGGGTGAACACCGGATAGCCTTCAACACCCAGCTCCTGAGATTCCTTGATCTCGCTGTCCCAATAAGCCCCCTTGA is part of the Cobetia sp. L2A1 genome and harbors:
- a CDS encoding mechanosensitive ion channel family protein; the protein is MELLNAIPMETNQLFELALLWGGTLLSALAVLVFGMWVAKRLTQWVTSLLQRKSMDEAAAGFVGQIAYAILVVMVLLTALDQLGVDTTSMIAALGAAGLAIGLALQSSLSNLASGFLLVTLRPFKKGDYVEAAGTSGSVDQITMLQTRLVTPDNRKVTVPNSSVMSNTITNFSALPTRRLDLVVGVSYDDDIRKVKAVLEELVAGDERIMKEPSHLIAVAELADSSVNFNFRMWCQASDYWKLKWDMNERIKLTFDERGISIPYPQRDVHIHHASAAGE
- a CDS encoding glucosyltransferase domain-containing protein; translation: MIAEFTQSERRQARRLLLASLVVLGVGLWPLFSSHVLYLDDMGRVLDGYFGWNINARPAAEGVMRLLGFGDALVNIAPLPQLVAWAIAAGMSLAWWRWVPGLRPMVYVLGNALIWLTPFTLQNFTYVFDSLPMTVALASGVLASLLLRQPLSSYPPSSLPSLSFKHRWRRLMAATALLLVALCSYQPALNAFLVLSLLEALFSTTVRRSWQLLFQRAGVVLVSLVVYLPLSRVLVAGEYSQQHGRMLDPGDVMALLGGVQSNLQAAATAWRGGLDHASLVFSLVLLMGLAMTLGAGLWSRRGEGVERSATWRERGLKASFERLSRGLWLLLLVPALWGPMLLLAEPVFHSRTLVAWGPLLGGALMLGLAGQESLRRSQRYLVRMLLTLAVLLLIRQWLIFAAWSNALTAQQHYEAQLAQRIVMDASTLGLPLRSVRDSVTFLPQSPLPVLVLGKAPIAPLAIGAQRHVPAVKQNLIAAFTPNNYWAVVRLRAAGASAVTLLRDPSLKAQLAERKTCPAIVSASVVPLAPYQLWQADGVWVIDFRDKAQQCPSDN
- the putP gene encoding sodium/proline symporter PutP — protein: MVENSPTILITFAVYLAVMLGIGLLAYKRTANMSDYILGGRSLGPWTSAISAGASDMSGWLLLGLPGAAYLSGLSAAWIGIGLLAGTWLNWLIVARRMRIYSFIASDSLTLPDYFEKRFRDNSKMLRVISAVFILLFFLFYTSSGLVAGGKLFETVFGLDYTVAVTLGTIAIVSYTFFGGFLAVSWTDLIQGLMMAVALVVVPVVALTDMGGVAEATSRITAENPLLLEWFRDASTGEALTLVGIISSLAWGLGYFGQPHILARFAAIRSEKDIPAARTIAVVWSAIGLFAAICIGLLGLVYVPKDLADSEKIFMVMVNFIFHPAVAGVLLAAILAAVMSTADSQLLVSSSALADDFYKALFKKNASQTELVWVGRFAVVGIAIIAWILALDPNSSVLGLVSYAWAGFGAAFGPALILSLYWRRMNRFGALAGIIVGGVTVVVWKQLTGGIFDLYEIVPGVIFAYIAIYVVSIATEEPSQDILAEFDKVDNHA
- the putA gene encoding bifunctional proline dehydrogenase/L-glutamate gamma-semialdehyde dehydrogenase PutA, which translates into the protein MLAPATWQQTPEALFARVSDHYLVDEDAYVTELVALLRADATDTKRIGDQTAELVREIRTMDTAVDSIDELLQQYSLNTQEGVLLMCLAEALLRIPDKDTADALIEDKLGVADWKSHLGQSESWFVNASTWGLLMTGNVIKMDLPKEDGKPATFINRMVNRLGEPVIRRAMYQAMKIMGKQFVLGRDIKEALKRSQPQFDKGYTYSYDMLGEAACTRADAKGYFDDYARAIRTVGETSRKLKSGTPSPSVSIKLSALHPRYEFGRRTQVLEELVASVRELATIARELDVALTIDAEEVDRLEISLEVFRAVYESDTCRGWGKFGLVVQAYSTRALPTLQYLNRVADMQGDEIPLRLVKGAYWDSEIKESQELGVEGYPVFTRKASTDISYLVCVRFLLSENTRGRIYPQFATHNAHTISAILDVANAVQTRQFEFQRLHGMGEALYEAALKRAPKATWCRIYAPVGAHKDLLPYLVRRLLENGANSSFVHQLVDPRVPVESLCTHPVATLNQYATYHNPRIPLPPHIYSEGRRNSRGINLNINSQFQPLIAEMSTHMDTVYDVRPLLAFDVAADPTRRQTVTCPFDRRVTIGHVQWTSAEEASRAVDAAWAAYPRWEQTPVEERAAILERFGDLMETHTAELMTLCSREGGKLLTDGIAEIREAVDFCRYYAKRAIADFAMPTELQGPTGEHNQILLGGKGVFACISPWNFPVAIFCGQMVAAAVTGNTVVAKPAEQTSLVAHRVVELLREAGMPRDVVQLLPGDGPTVGSVLSSDPRITGVCFTGSTQTAQIINRSLAARENAPLPSLIAETGGLNAMIVDSTALPEQVVNDVVQSAFQSAGQRCSALRVLYVQEDVAERVIELLKGAMDELNIGDPRDLGTDVGPVIDEEARAGLLKHIETYREQGRVIAESTMDPRQTEHGTFVAPVALRIDGIDSLESEQFGPILHIATWKGGEVDKVIDTINGLGYGLTFGVHSRNESFAYKVAQKIRVGNVYINRNIIGAVVGVQPFGGQGFSGTGPKAGGPHYLHRFATEKTRTVNTTALGGNASLLAMGEE